CAAGCACGTTACCGGTGTATCCCGatcctcctcctccccccaCACCGTTCCAATGGGTTCCCATTATTCCGGTAGATCAGTTTCCCAACAAGCGTCGGGAATCGGACCCGGTGCGGACCGATACAAACGGTTCCACTTCCGGTGTGGGATTGTGTGCCGCACAGTGCCTGCAGCAGATGAAACGCTCGTTTAGTGACATGACCATTGTTGAAGCGAGCTAACCTATAAATATTCTATAGATGCGCCGTGTCGCCCAACGTTACTGTCCGCAACCATCGTTAGCCATGGTGATGTATCTGGTATTGTCTATTGGATTGCCGACCGTGTGGTTGATATCGGAACCGACCGGTACGTACACGTGCCCGAGGGATTACAGAAGCTTTACTCTGAATCTTAATGGATATTAAACGAACGTTTAGAAAACAATTACTTAACGATACTCTGGATGGACTGATGCAGATGTGTGCAGTAGGCGTTGAATAGATCACTTGATCTACACCTGCTTGAAAGCTGGTAGATTGTCTAGCATTATTAAGTAGAAAATTATCTTCCAGATGCGTAGTTCTGAGATGTGACCACATCTTCATAGTCATACTAGACACTTAATTCAACATTGGGTCATAGATAACTCCCGACTACAACATTGATAATAGTACCGATTGGAGATAACTTTTctgttccaaaaaaaaaaaacctatcgtGTTGGgagttggaaaattattttagaCATCTCTTAGAACAAATAAGAACACCATCTGATACTCCTCCAGCTACTTTTTTTCGAGTTTTGGTTTATGTTACATAAATTCCTTTTCTTGATTGTAGAACCCTATATTGCCCATTCACATGGCAAATCCTTAACCAATCTTTTGGCAAAAATGGTCTCTGTGTGATATTCATGTTTGCAGCGAAATTTTGTAGGAACACTGCGGTGATATCCGCCAAAAAAGGTACATGACTCTTAGGTTTACCTGCAGGTTTACTGTTAACATCAACAATACTTTTGCGCTAGAAGTTAGTTTACTACAGTTTGAAGTTGTTGGAGATGTTCTAGTGTGTGGCTGTCCATGTGTATATCCATTATGTCGTTCTCATAAATTCCATAAATTCTTTGGAATAGTTTCTTTAAGTCACTGTTTAGCGACGGCGGTTGacaattgtaataaataaaaataaaacgcaactATTATTCTAGTGTTACTCACAAACGACTCTGCAACATGGACTGTATCCAACGTGTCCTCACAGTCGAGTCTgagaagaaaacatttaacaGGCTTTTTTGAGTAATGAAGGGGTCACAAATAATGATGACCACTACGAGTTCTATGATAACCTGAATGTACTGGATGTATCATGCTGGTCAtatcattagaatgacactgGACAACCAAACCGTCCAAGTAATATATTTAAACCTCACCGACAAAGGAGGCGTGCTAGATGACCGTGAAATATTAAAAGGGATTTTGTAGTGGATCAAGACCACAAGGCGCCTGTAGCGCCCGATAAGCCGGTAAGTAAGTTAAGGTATTTTGTATTTACTtcctttaaattttaaatttaaaaatttgttttctttttagccattacttttcatttttccatttttccataaAGACTATCTACAAGCTTTTTATTCGAATATTTCAATAACACTGCAAATAAAACTTCATTTACGCTAAACTTCACTCCGAAACTGTGTCAATAAACATTTAGCAATAGATGATATTTACGGAACCGAGTTGTTTCCACCGGCCGATCGATTAAGAAACGGGTGGGAACGGCgcctttatttcatttgcgACGATGAAAACAACGAAGAAATTTTCCCAACCGCGTCCACTCTCATCGTCTATCCGCTTATTCACACCCTAATGATGTTATGTGATGATCGTTCCAGACTGTAACTGCTGCTAAAATTTTCGTTACCACCGAAAGTATGAAGTAACCGGGGGAGgtaggaaaaagaaaagaaaaggtaacACCGGCTGCTTGCGCATCTTGCGCGGCCAGTCGGGAGTAAGAGTGGTACAGACGCGAGCACTGATTTATGTCGATCGCTCATGAAAGATTGGAAGTCATTCGCTTCTTTTCGCTTTGATGGGGCGCAAAAAAGATTTAATGAGCGTGTGgagatgaagcaaaaaaagtttgaaCGAGAAAAGTATTAGAATATTAAAATCGTAATCGATGTCAGAGGTACCGGTGCGACTAACGATCGATCCATTCGAATGAGCTAGATGATTTCAGCTATTGAATTAATGGTAACCCCATCTATGCAACTGGACCTTACCTTACCTATTTCTCGCTCCCGCTTACGCCATCGGTGAGGTGAATCAATTTCAGCATCACACTGCAATGCTGGGCGAAGCGAGGTGATTTAATTACGGTTGATCtttcccgcacacacacgcaacgtTACTTTGCGACGCTGCTTCGAGCTACCGGAAGCGGTGCTGTAAATGGTACCACGGATCACAATTAGCAGCTGTCAGTCTGGGTGATGGGAGTACAGCGACGATCGGAAGATGAAGGAATACCCGATCGTGAAAGACATTTTTCACGCAAAGTGGTGGGATTTTGATCATACTGCAAGAACGAACGGTGGGTCGCATTAGCACCATAATGGGAACCCCTACCGGTAATCGTTTTGGGGTCTGTTTCTTGAGCATCTTTGTAACTTGGGCAAATTCCGGATCGGAGAAAGTCACTCACATAGGGATGTACTCGACCTGAACCTTGGTCAACTCAAGATTACTGCTAACATTGGTTTTCGATTGCCAGATTGATGGATTATTTCAATCGATTCTCGTAGTTCACTACAGGTGCTGCCTGTCTATTTCTTGCGTTACACGGAGATAGACAGTTTTTACAGATATATGTAGATGTTACTTGGTGCCAATGTGTCTTGATCGGATTTGGAATTCGAATGCGTACACAATATGAGTCATCATATTTGACTGCTTTAGGGGGCAACGGTTAAGTCCTGTTTTGATCACATGAGCATACATTCGCAAACGAGGCAgtataaaacagttttattgtCGTATTCgtttgtaatttaattgaCAATTTGTTTCTATTGCTTAACACGCTTCCTAACTTCAAGGTTATTTTTCGGTTACATGGCACGTTACACCATTATCTATGTGTTTCTATGCTGCACGCTTAACATGAGGAGAGGTTTATTGTCTTGAGTAAATGGTAGGTTCTTTGACTTAACGTGGTGTTATTCTATTTCCTCTCCGTTCCAATTTCATGAACTTTGATGCGATGTTTGTTCAACTGCTTGCCCATCGTAAAGGCGGCCGGACAGAGATGACATCgaaatggtttttcttttgtgtgtatgcGGCGATGTACTTTAAGATCACCAGCCAAAGTGAATCGCTTTGAACAAAACTCACAACCGTAAGCCCGTATGTCTTGGTTATGCGTCAGGAGGTGGTTTCGTAGGTGTGTGGCCTGTTTAAAACGTTTGGCGCAAAATACACATTCGTATGCTCGAAATTCCAAGCAGTTAAGGATTTTCGTATGTTCTTGGAAAGACTTCTCGGTATCAAACGATTCCTTGCATTTGGCACATATGGTAACGCCCTTGAAAGTTCCTCTGAATTCAGCATGTTTCCGTTCGCGGTGAAGTTGCAGCTGACGGGCGTAGATAAATGATTCGTTGCATTTTGTACAACGGTACTTCTTTTCGTGCGTATGCATTCGTGAAATATGTTTCTGTCGGTTACCGGACGATGAGAAGCTACGATCGCACCCGTACGTACAAACGTATGGTTTTTGCGCGAGATGAGTTTTCCGATGAAGATGTAGATGACTCGAACTAGCACATTGTTTCCGGCAGACGTCGCAGATGTACCTTCCATTTTGGGTTCCTTCCTTCGAAAGATGATATTTTCGATGCCATTCAAGTGAGGCTTGGTTTTGGAATGTTGTTAGACACAGATCACACACCATACGCTGCGGATGGTGTGTCGAAAGATGGATCTTAAACTGCTTAACCGAAGAAAATTTATCGGCGCACTGACGACAACGATTCCGTAGCACTATTTTCTTAACAACATCGAACTCATCTTCATGCAGCAATAACTGGTGTCTTGTTAGATGAGTTTTACATTTGAATTGCAGTTTGCATAGGTTGCACACTAAAACGGTTCCATTCGGGGATGAGTTCACATTCTGGTCCGCTGCCTCATTGTTTAGTTGTGTGAGGATTGTTCCATCAGATGATGTTGCATGCATCTCTCCGTTGATCTCCGCCACCAGCTGATGGTCATCGTACAGGACAAAGTCCGATTCCTCGAATACAGGCAACAGAAACTCGCTTGCTTCAAAGCTGACCTCCTTTGCGATAACACTATTATCGTTAACCGTGATCAGTGGCAACATATCACAAACATCATCTGCGTCTGCATTCGCGGACCAATCAAAACACGGACCTGCTGTACACATTCTGCGTTCACAAATGCGGTTAAGATTCGATGGGAACTGGCGGCATACTGAAAAtggaaacatcattttaaagtggTGTAACTATGGCTTATTTACCCACACTCGACAGGTTTTGTTCCGTGTTTACCACAGAGCCTGTGTTGCAAATATACGTGACTCACATGATCGACCTGGTTTGTTCATACGCTGCCATTAGCTTGTCTACGATATAAGTGGCTTAACAGGCAATATCAG
This region of Anopheles marshallii chromosome 2, idAnoMarsDA_429_01, whole genome shotgun sequence genomic DNA includes:
- the LOC128718477 gene encoding zinc finger protein 431-like; the encoded protein is MCTAGPCFDWSANADADDVCDMLPLITVNDNSVIAKEVSFEASEFLLPVFEESDFVLYDDHQLVAEINGEMHATSSDGTILTQLNNEAADQNVNSSPNGTVLVCNLCKLQFKCKTHLTRHQLLLHEDEFDVVKKIVLRNRCRQCADKFSSVKQFKIHLSTHHPQRMVCDLCLTTFQNQASLEWHRKYHLSKEGTQNGRYICDVCRKQCASSSHLHLHRKTHLAQKPYVCTYGCDRSFSSSGNRQKHISRMHTHEKKYRCTKCNESFIYARQLQLHRERKHAEFRGTFKGVTICAKCKESFDTEKSFQEHTKILNCLEFRAYECVFCAKRFKQATHLRNHLLTHNQDIRAYGCEFCSKRFTLAGDLKVHRRIHTKEKPFRCHLCPAAFTMGKQLNKHRIKVHEIGTERK